A single Actinomadura algeriensis DNA region contains:
- the gcvH gene encoding glycine cleavage system protein GcvH, whose amino-acid sequence MSVPEQLRYSEEHEWVAGLDGDGQAAEDGIVTVGITAHAAEALGEIVYLELQPSEGDTVEAGEPCGEVESTKSVSDLYSPVTGEITAINTSVVDEPSVINDDPYGEGWIFKVRISEAPGDLLDSAAYDKLVEEA is encoded by the coding sequence GTGAGCGTTCCGGAGCAGCTCCGCTACAGCGAGGAGCACGAGTGGGTGGCCGGCCTCGACGGTGACGGGCAGGCGGCCGAGGACGGCATCGTCACGGTCGGGATCACCGCCCACGCCGCCGAGGCCCTCGGTGAGATCGTCTACCTCGAGCTGCAGCCGTCCGAGGGCGACACCGTCGAGGCGGGCGAGCCCTGCGGTGAGGTCGAGTCGACCAAGTCGGTCAGCGACCTGTACTCCCCGGTCACCGGCGAGATCACCGCGATCAACACGAGCGTGGTGGACGAGCCGAGCGTGATCAACGACGACCCGTACGGGGAGGGCTGGATCTTCAAGGTCCGCATCTCCGAGGCGCCCGGCGACCTGCTGGACTCGGCCGCCTACGACAAGCTCGTCGAGGAGGCGTGA
- a CDS encoding serine hydroxymethyltransferase, producing MTVSLYASLADADPQVAEAVAAELRRQQSTLEMIASENFAPTSVLEAQGSVLTNKYAEGYPGRRYYGGCEYVDVTEQLAIDRATELFGAEHANVQPHSGAQANTAVYFALLQHGDTILGLDLAHGGHLTHGMRLNYSGKMLNVVPYHVRAEDGLVDMEEVAALAAEHRPKMIVAGWSAYPRQLDFAAFREVADSVGALLMVDMAHFAGLVAAGLHPSPVPYADIVTTTTHKTLGGPRGGLILAREQYGKKINSAVFPGMQGGPLEHVIAAKAVALKIAGSDEFRARQSRTVEGAKILAERLLAEDSAKAGVKVLTGGTDVHLVLVDLVDSELTGRDAEDRLHDVGITVNRNAVPNDPRPPMVTSGLRIGTPALATRGFTTEDFAEVADVIALALQPSFDRDALAARVKTLADRHPLYPNL from the coding sequence GTGACCGTGTCCCTCTACGCCTCCCTGGCCGACGCCGACCCGCAGGTCGCCGAGGCCGTCGCCGCCGAGCTGCGGCGCCAGCAGTCCACGCTGGAGATGATCGCGTCCGAGAACTTCGCGCCGACGTCGGTGCTGGAGGCGCAGGGCTCGGTCCTGACGAACAAGTACGCCGAGGGCTATCCGGGCCGCCGGTACTACGGCGGCTGCGAGTACGTGGACGTCACCGAGCAGCTCGCCATCGACCGCGCCACGGAGCTGTTCGGCGCCGAGCACGCGAACGTCCAGCCGCACAGCGGCGCGCAGGCCAACACGGCCGTGTACTTCGCGCTGCTGCAGCACGGCGACACGATCCTCGGGCTGGACCTCGCGCACGGCGGGCACCTCACGCACGGCATGCGGCTGAACTACTCCGGCAAGATGCTGAACGTGGTGCCCTACCACGTCCGCGCGGAGGACGGCCTGGTCGACATGGAGGAGGTCGCCGCCCTCGCGGCCGAGCACCGGCCGAAGATGATCGTGGCGGGCTGGTCGGCGTATCCCCGGCAGCTCGACTTCGCCGCGTTCCGGGAGGTCGCCGACTCGGTCGGGGCGCTGCTCATGGTCGACATGGCGCACTTCGCGGGCCTCGTCGCGGCGGGCCTGCACCCCTCGCCCGTCCCGTACGCCGACATCGTCACCACGACCACGCACAAGACGCTGGGCGGGCCGCGCGGCGGGCTGATCCTGGCCCGCGAGCAGTACGGCAAGAAGATCAACTCGGCGGTGTTCCCGGGCATGCAGGGCGGCCCGCTGGAGCACGTGATCGCCGCGAAGGCGGTCGCGCTGAAGATCGCCGGTTCGGACGAGTTCCGCGCGCGGCAGTCGCGCACCGTCGAGGGCGCGAAGATCCTCGCCGAGCGGCTCCTCGCCGAGGACTCGGCGAAGGCCGGGGTGAAGGTGCTGACCGGCGGCACGGACGTCCACCTGGTCCTGGTCGACCTCGTGGACTCCGAGCTGACCGGGCGGGACGCCGAGGACCGGCTGCACGACGTCGGCATCACCGTCAACCGGAACGCGGTCCCGAACGACCCGCGCCCCCCGATGGTGACGTCCGGACTGCGGATCGGCACCCCGGCCCTCGCGACCCGCGGTTTCACGACCGAGGACTTCGCCGAGGTCGCGGACGTGATCGCGCTGGCGCTGCAGCCGTCCTTCGACCGGGACGCGCTGGCCGCGCGGGTGAAGACGCTCGCCGACCGGCACCCGCTGTACCCGAACCTCTAG
- a CDS encoding L-serine ammonia-lyase, which yields MAISVFDLFKIGIGPSSSHTGGPMAAAHRFARGLHRDGLLEKTASVRAILYGSLGLTGKGHGSDKAVILGLLGDKPETVDVDTADERVADVRARKVLRLFGDHDVPFEVGEHLVFERKESLPGHPNGMRFAAFDDAGDELRAKVFYSVGGGFIVDENATGADRIKPDDTVLPHRFDTAAELLERCAETGLSVSGVMLENERAFGRSTAEIRAGLLELWHVMRACVDRGCDREGLLPGGLRVPRRAPQLHRRLMAEKPADPLQAMDWVTLFALAVNEENAAGGRIVTAPTNGAAGIVPAVLHYYDRFVPGRDDAGIVRFLLAAGAIGVLFKQNASISGAEVGCQGEVGSACSMAAAGLTEVLGGTPGQVENAAEIGIEHNLGLTCDPVGGLVQVPCIERNAVGAIKAISATRIALRGDGRHFVSLDKAIKTMRDTGRDMLDKYKETSRGGLAVNVIEC from the coding sequence ATGGCCATCAGCGTTTTCGACCTGTTCAAGATCGGCATCGGCCCCTCGTCCTCGCACACCGGCGGCCCGATGGCGGCCGCGCACCGGTTCGCCCGGGGCCTGCACCGGGACGGGCTGCTGGAGAAGACCGCGTCCGTGCGGGCGATCCTCTACGGCTCGCTCGGCCTCACGGGCAAGGGGCACGGCAGCGACAAGGCCGTCATCCTCGGCCTGCTGGGCGACAAGCCGGAGACGGTGGACGTCGACACCGCGGACGAGCGGGTCGCGGACGTCCGCGCCCGCAAGGTGCTCCGGCTGTTCGGCGACCACGACGTCCCGTTCGAGGTCGGCGAGCACCTGGTGTTCGAGCGGAAGGAGTCGCTGCCCGGGCACCCGAACGGGATGCGGTTCGCCGCGTTCGACGACGCGGGCGACGAGCTGCGCGCGAAGGTGTTCTACTCGGTCGGCGGCGGCTTCATCGTGGACGAGAACGCCACCGGCGCCGACCGGATCAAACCCGACGACACCGTCCTGCCCCACCGCTTCGACACCGCCGCCGAGCTGCTCGAACGCTGCGCGGAGACGGGCCTGTCGGTCTCCGGGGTGATGCTGGAGAACGAGCGCGCGTTCGGCCGTTCGACGGCCGAGATCCGCGCGGGCCTCCTCGAACTCTGGCACGTCATGCGCGCGTGCGTCGACCGGGGCTGCGACCGCGAGGGCCTCCTTCCCGGCGGGCTGCGGGTCCCGCGCCGCGCGCCCCAGCTGCATCGGCGGCTCATGGCCGAGAAGCCCGCCGATCCCCTGCAGGCGATGGACTGGGTGACGCTGTTCGCGCTCGCCGTCAACGAGGAGAACGCGGCGGGCGGCCGGATCGTCACCGCCCCGACGAACGGCGCCGCGGGCATCGTCCCGGCCGTCCTGCACTACTACGACCGGTTCGTTCCCGGACGGGACGACGCGGGGATCGTCCGGTTCCTGCTGGCCGCCGGGGCGATCGGCGTGCTGTTCAAGCAGAACGCGTCCATCTCGGGCGCCGAGGTCGGCTGCCAGGGCGAGGTCGGCTCGGCCTGCTCGATGGCGGCCGCCGGGCTCACCGAGGTGCTGGGCGGGACGCCCGGCCAGGTGGAGAACGCGGCGGAGATCGGCATCGAGCACAACCTCGGCCTGACGTGCGACCCGGTGGGCGGGCTCGTCCAGGTCCCCTGCATCGAGCGCAACGCGGTCGGCGCCATCAAGGCGATCAGCGCGACCCGCATCGCCCTGCGCGGCGACGGCCGCCACTTCGTCTCCCTCGACAAGGCGATCAAGACCATGCGTGACACCGGCCGCGACATGCTCGACAAGTACAAGGAGACGTCCCGAGGCGGCCTGGCCGTCAACGTCATCGAGTGCTGA
- a CDS encoding toxin-antitoxin system HicB family antitoxin, with translation MTTRSVRIPDELDAALVELAAADHISINSAIVRALDEVVARRTQEAAIAEAADLVFEDRKELFKRLADT, from the coding sequence ATGACCACTCGCAGCGTCCGCATCCCGGACGAACTCGACGCCGCACTCGTCGAACTCGCGGCGGCCGATCACATCTCGATCAACTCCGCGATCGTGCGCGCGCTCGACGAGGTCGTCGCGCGCCGCACGCAGGAGGCGGCCATCGCTGAAGCCGCCGACCTCGTGTTCGAAGATCGCAAGGAACTGTTCAAGCGGCTGGCCGACACGTGA
- a CDS encoding type II toxin-antitoxin system death-on-curing family toxin, whose product MIYPTAEQTIAFNARHLGGQAAVRDAGLVESAVARPQTVTFGVQAYPSVDEKAAALLHSIICNHPFVDGNERTAWAAMDTLLIVNGHASALDDDQAYDLVLRIATACSEIEVKEIAEALRVAPWPAR is encoded by the coding sequence GTGATCTACCCGACCGCCGAGCAGACCATCGCCTTCAACGCCCGGCATCTGGGCGGGCAGGCGGCGGTGCGGGACGCCGGGCTCGTGGAGAGTGCCGTCGCCCGCCCGCAGACGGTCACCTTCGGGGTCCAGGCGTACCCGAGCGTGGACGAGAAGGCGGCGGCACTGCTCCACTCGATCATTTGCAATCACCCGTTCGTCGACGGCAACGAACGCACTGCGTGGGCCGCCATGGACACTTTGCTCATAGTCAACGGCCACGCGTCCGCGCTCGATGATGACCAGGCCTACGACCTGGTTCTCCGGATCGCCACGGCTTGTTCGGAGATCGAGGTCAAGGAGATCGCGGAGGCGCTGCGGGTCGCGCCCTGGCCCGCGCGTTGA
- the amaP gene encoding alkaline shock response membrane anchor protein AmaP yields MDRHPAHANRTGLILLGIVLLGVGGAGLARGAGLFGDETTRVFSSDVRSFADDNAWFWPAIAAVTVVLALLGLLWLIGQIRTRRIPELAMEPDPDGGRTSLSAKAVTGALQREIEEYPGVRRARARLLGSSRDPELRLNVTYGHRADPADLRRRIQEEGVPRLCAALERDTIPTVVRLRLVPKDEPTTVV; encoded by the coding sequence ACCCCGCGCACGCGAACCGCACCGGCCTGATCCTGCTGGGGATCGTCCTGCTCGGCGTCGGCGGGGCGGGCCTCGCCCGGGGCGCCGGGCTGTTCGGCGACGAGACGACGCGGGTGTTCTCCTCGGACGTCCGGAGCTTCGCCGACGACAACGCGTGGTTCTGGCCCGCGATCGCGGCCGTCACCGTCGTCCTGGCCCTCCTCGGCCTGCTGTGGCTCATCGGCCAGATCCGCACCCGCCGCATCCCGGAACTGGCGATGGAACCCGACCCGGACGGCGGCAGGACGAGCCTGTCGGCGAAGGCCGTGACCGGGGCCCTGCAGCGGGAGATCGAGGAGTATCCGGGCGTCCGCCGCGCCCGCGCGCGCCTCCTCGGCTCGTCCCGCGACCCCGAACTGCGCCTCAACGTCACCTACGGGCACCGCGCCGACCCCGCCGACCTGCGCCGCCGCATCCAGGAGGAGGGCGTCCCGCGCCTGTGCGCCGCCCTCGAACGCGACACGATCCCCACGGTCGTCCGGCTGCGCCTCGTCCCGAAGGACGAGCCCACGACCGTCGTCTGA